The Fundidesulfovibrio magnetotacticus genome has a window encoding:
- the hisH gene encoding imidazole glycerol phosphate synthase subunit HisH — MLAILDYKAGNQTSVRRALDYLGIPCAITADPETLLSATGVIFPGVGAAGQAMDHLTSTGLDLVLKRIVDAGRPMLGICVGCQILLDYSAENDTKALGIVPGECALFNPGLTEEDGQPIRVPHMGWNKVSLAKPCELFAGVDPDAEFYFVHSYYPAPGPEYVIGRTFYGMEFCSVHGRPGLWAVQFHPEKSGRPGLALLSNFAAYCREKSNAQ; from the coding sequence ATGCTGGCCATTCTCGACTACAAGGCAGGCAACCAGACCTCGGTGCGCCGCGCCCTGGACTACCTAGGCATCCCTTGCGCCATCACGGCGGACCCCGAGACGCTGCTCTCGGCCACGGGCGTCATCTTCCCCGGAGTGGGAGCGGCCGGACAGGCCATGGACCACCTCACGAGCACCGGGCTCGACCTGGTGCTCAAGCGCATCGTGGATGCGGGCAGGCCCATGCTGGGCATCTGCGTGGGCTGCCAGATCCTCCTGGACTACTCCGCAGAAAACGACACCAAGGCACTGGGCATCGTGCCCGGCGAGTGCGCCCTGTTCAACCCGGGCCTCACCGAGGAGGACGGCCAGCCCATCCGCGTGCCGCACATGGGCTGGAACAAGGTCTCCCTGGCCAAGCCCTGCGAGCTCTTCGCCGGAGTGGACCCGGACGCTGAGTTCTACTTCGTGCACAGCTACTACCCCGCCCCTGGTCCCGAATACGTGATCGGCAGGACGTTCTACGGCATGGAGTTCTGCTCCGTGCACGGCAGGCCCGGGCTGTGGGCCGTGCAGTTCCACCCGGAGAAGTCCGGGCGTCCGGGGCTCGCGCTTCTTTCCAACTTCGCCGCCTACTGCAGGGAGAAGTCCAATGCTCAGTAA
- the hisF gene encoding imidazole glycerol phosphate synthase subunit HisF, with translation MLSKRVIPCLDVRDGKLTKGVKFLGNVDIGDPVETARAYYEQGADEIVFYDITASAEGRGIMLKVVEKVASQIFIPFSVGGGISTVEDMRAVLMAGAEKISVNSAAVKNPDIISEGAAAFGAQCIVVGMDVLRVGVSEQIPSGYEIVIHGGRKRMGLDAIEWAKTVEALGAGELCVNSIDADGTKEGYELNLTRTISEAVTIPVIASGGAGSPAHMRDALTEGKASAALIASIVHYGEYTIRELKDYLHAEGVKMRMVW, from the coding sequence ATGCTCAGTAAACGCGTGATCCCCTGCCTGGACGTGCGCGACGGCAAACTCACCAAGGGCGTAAAGTTCCTGGGCAACGTGGACATCGGCGACCCCGTGGAAACCGCGCGCGCCTACTACGAGCAGGGCGCGGACGAGATCGTCTTCTACGACATCACCGCATCGGCCGAGGGCCGGGGCATCATGCTCAAGGTGGTGGAGAAGGTGGCCTCGCAGATCTTCATCCCCTTCTCCGTGGGCGGGGGCATCTCCACCGTGGAGGACATGCGCGCCGTGCTCATGGCGGGCGCGGAGAAGATCTCGGTGAACTCGGCGGCCGTGAAGAATCCCGACATCATCAGCGAGGGCGCGGCGGCCTTCGGAGCCCAGTGCATCGTGGTGGGCATGGACGTTCTGCGCGTGGGCGTTTCGGAACAGATCCCCTCGGGCTACGAGATCGTGATCCATGGCGGGCGCAAACGCATGGGGCTGGACGCCATCGAGTGGGCCAAGACCGTGGAGGCCCTGGGCGCGGGCGAACTCTGCGTGAACTCCATCGACGCCGACGGCACCAAGGAAGGCTACGAGCTGAACCTCACCCGCACCATCAGCGAGGCCGTGACCATCCCCGTGATCGCCTCGGGCGGAGCGGGCTCGCCCGCGCACATGCGCGACGCGCTCACGGAAGGCAAGGCCAGCGCGGCGCTCATCGCCTCCATCGTGCACTACGGCGAGTACACCATCCGGGAACTCAAGGACTACCTCCACGCCGAGGGCGTGAAGATGCGCATGGTCTGGTAA
- a CDS encoding cysteine synthase translates to MAHPDILSLAGDTPLVAIRRLNPNPAVGLVVKLEAKNPGGSIKDRVALAMIDAALDSGELTPEKTVIEATSGNTGIGLAMVCAVKGLRLTLVMPSSASEERKRIMRAYGAELMLTPGQLGTDGAIEEAYRLAREHPERYVLMDQFNNPASIEAHYRGTGREIWEQTGGAVTHVVATLGTSGTVMGIAKALKELNPSVKVVAVEPRPGHRIQGLKNMQESYPPGIYDKRQLGAVVAVEDEEAFEMARRLAREEGILAGMSGGAAMAAAVHLCGELESGLVVVILPDGGERYLSTTLFAPPQAQGARLKDIATGKPVHLSSGPAGLYTPGPSLDAPAGAEAWRRAVTLDVLARSVRASGGEALLAVGMADMDDRALAAARAACASLDACSEQTRAEMVGLADDLGVRAVFPAASGALERMLEITRALMRKGLCYEKLRSVYFDVARDKAYGSLSHADMAKLALGKTVDLAAYLKDNPQDFTLLKRVSLQDLKLGQVVQTEWGSVRPSWFLQMAACPLAALPRVSAVLAGEGQVFPDLENLRAIWSLAAATRPEAWMACGSVRRDAAEPDLRETARVMGGYRAVRLWLLSVHYRRALDASDKTLAMWSANWRKLRDTAANLAHVAHGAEQASAETLAAVETLRRELDQAVEDDLSLHHFWPKLFAFCRAANSAAAGKKAQAADAAARLEGLKAVDSVLGVLDESRMPLSRTDWPEEAARLDREREKARKAKDFASADALRADIEALGFRTEDTAAGLRLYAAPPGLPGGEDQGAQA, encoded by the coding sequence ATGGCTCACCCGGACATCCTCTCCCTCGCGGGCGATACGCCCCTGGTCGCGATCCGCAGGCTCAATCCTAACCCGGCGGTCGGGCTGGTCGTCAAGCTCGAAGCCAAGAACCCCGGCGGCTCCATCAAGGACCGCGTGGCTCTGGCCATGATCGACGCCGCCCTGGACTCCGGGGAACTCACCCCGGAAAAGACAGTGATCGAGGCCACTTCGGGCAACACGGGCATCGGGCTGGCCATGGTCTGCGCCGTGAAGGGGCTCAGGCTCACGCTCGTGATGCCCTCGTCGGCCTCGGAGGAGCGCAAGCGCATCATGCGCGCCTACGGCGCCGAACTGATGCTCACGCCCGGCCAACTGGGCACCGACGGGGCCATCGAGGAGGCCTACCGCCTGGCCCGCGAGCACCCCGAGCGCTACGTGCTCATGGACCAGTTCAACAATCCCGCCAGCATCGAGGCCCACTACCGGGGCACAGGCCGCGAGATCTGGGAGCAGACCGGCGGGGCCGTAACCCACGTGGTGGCCACCCTGGGCACTTCGGGCACGGTGATGGGCATCGCCAAGGCGCTCAAGGAATTGAACCCCTCCGTCAAGGTTGTGGCGGTGGAGCCAAGGCCCGGGCACCGCATCCAGGGCCTGAAGAACATGCAGGAGTCCTACCCGCCGGGCATCTACGACAAGCGCCAGCTGGGCGCCGTCGTGGCCGTGGAGGACGAAGAGGCCTTCGAGATGGCCCGGAGGCTGGCCCGGGAGGAGGGCATCCTCGCGGGCATGAGCGGCGGGGCAGCCATGGCGGCGGCCGTGCACCTGTGCGGCGAGCTCGAAAGCGGCCTCGTGGTTGTCATCCTGCCCGACGGCGGCGAACGCTACCTCTCCACCACGCTCTTCGCGCCGCCCCAGGCCCAGGGCGCGCGCCTGAAGGACATCGCCACCGGCAAGCCCGTGCATCTCTCGTCCGGCCCGGCCGGGCTCTACACACCCGGCCCAAGCCTGGACGCCCCGGCCGGGGCCGAGGCCTGGCGGCGCGCCGTAACCCTGGACGTGCTGGCGCGCAGCGTGCGCGCCTCGGGCGGGGAAGCCCTCCTGGCCGTGGGCATGGCCGACATGGACGACCGCGCCCTGGCCGCCGCCCGCGCCGCGTGCGCGAGCCTGGACGCCTGCTCGGAGCAAACCCGCGCGGAGATGGTGGGCCTGGCAGACGACCTGGGCGTGCGCGCCGTGTTCCCGGCGGCCTCGGGGGCGCTCGAGCGCATGCTGGAGATCACCCGCGCCCTCATGCGCAAGGGCCTGTGCTACGAGAAACTTCGCTCGGTCTACTTCGACGTCGCCCGCGACAAGGCCTACGGCAGCCTCTCCCACGCCGACATGGCCAAACTGGCCCTGGGCAAAACCGTGGACCTGGCCGCCTACCTCAAGGACAATCCCCAGGACTTCACCCTGCTCAAGCGCGTGAGCCTGCAGGACCTCAAGCTCGGGCAGGTTGTGCAGACCGAATGGGGCTCCGTGCGCCCCAGCTGGTTCCTCCAGATGGCCGCCTGCCCCCTGGCCGCGCTGCCGCGCGTGAGCGCGGTGCTGGCCGGGGAGGGCCAGGTGTTCCCGGACCTGGAGAACCTGCGCGCCATCTGGAGCCTGGCCGCCGCCACCCGCCCCGAGGCCTGGATGGCCTGCGGCAGCGTGCGCCGCGACGCCGCCGAACCGGACCTGCGCGAGACGGCGCGCGTCATGGGCGGCTACCGGGCCGTGCGCCTGTGGCTGCTCTCGGTGCACTACCGCCGCGCCCTGGACGCCTCGGACAAGACCCTGGCCATGTGGAGCGCCAACTGGCGCAAGCTGCGCGACACCGCCGCCAACCTGGCCCATGTGGCCCACGGCGCGGAACAGGCCTCGGCCGAGACCCTGGCCGCCGTGGAAACCCTGCGCCGCGAGCTGGACCAGGCCGTGGAGGACGATCTCTCCCTGCACCATTTCTGGCCCAAGCTCTTCGCCTTCTGCCGCGCCGCCAACAGCGCCGCGGCCGGGAAGAAGGCCCAGGCCGCCGACGCGGCCGCCCGCCTGGAGGGGCTCAAGGCCGTGGACTCGGTGTTGGGCGTGCTGGACGAATCCCGGATGCCCCTGTCCCGGACCGACTGGCCCGAGGAGGCCGCGCGCCTGGACCGCGAGCGCGAAAAGGCCCGCAAGGCCAAGGACTTCGCCAGCGCCGACGCCCTGCGCGCGGACATCGAGGCCCTGGGTTTCCGCACCGAGGACACGGCGGCGGGCCTGAGGCTCTATGCCGCGCCTCCCGGCCTGCCCGGCGGCGAGGATCAGGGCGCTCAGGCATGA
- a CDS encoding motility associated factor glycosyltransferase family protein, with protein sequence MSEAMNTTLHQYLTANLETMASLKEPVATWLAKSVADIEGALGRIFVNHMGILDWRMDDGSGLIAKCPPLPALYDDWRRLEKPERDATVIVGVNLGYGLNHLLTGTPNSHKVLVIEPRPDMLLACLGQTDYTPFLKLGKLRFVMPGHDQIEQAIQRLDIKLIYGNIHLRNDLPSQQIGPEYAQLTHITRGKLENFSVELATLRLKQEVMVGNELKNFSRAMNDGSLLPLKDMAKGVTAVILGAGPSLADIGPQLAQRPGHALYAAALQTLPALERVGLKPDICLAIDFRPEMLALYDGLRDDSWLKDLPLIYSTKMDPRVVDHYPGPRIPLWTMGGLATYVFPDHELVLDAGGNVGVTLARFLAWTGVGRIILAGQDFAWQADRSHAPGHHAHETVALNDQSTTVHITNMHGQRIYSNVGYLSAKRDLEKDLRKAQVPVYNIYGGGVEIEGSRVVDVDECHARGLLTSEPGAKERFLWSLKRANQPRVRPVYEPRYKTWNNSLRNATRQLEKFFKKPGKHQQDIHQLLNRVYHFLKQDPLYLPYLYNEIMDMAAMVQCREKYAPTDMKEYRDILKRSLDKVKEMDAALGPQGVTRKEAAA encoded by the coding sequence TTGAGCGAGGCCATGAACACCACCCTGCACCAATACCTCACCGCCAACCTGGAGACCATGGCATCCCTCAAGGAGCCCGTGGCCACGTGGCTGGCCAAGAGCGTCGCGGACATCGAAGGCGCGCTCGGACGCATCTTCGTCAACCACATGGGCATCCTGGACTGGCGCATGGACGACGGCTCCGGGCTCATCGCCAAGTGTCCGCCCCTGCCCGCGCTCTACGACGACTGGCGTAGGTTGGAGAAACCCGAGCGCGACGCCACGGTGATCGTGGGCGTCAACCTTGGCTACGGCCTGAACCACCTGCTCACGGGAACGCCCAATTCCCACAAAGTGCTGGTGATCGAGCCCCGCCCGGACATGCTCCTGGCCTGCCTCGGCCAGACCGACTACACGCCCTTCCTCAAGCTGGGCAAGCTGCGCTTCGTCATGCCCGGCCACGACCAGATCGAGCAGGCCATCCAGCGCCTGGACATCAAGCTGATCTACGGCAACATCCACCTGCGCAACGACCTGCCCTCCCAGCAGATCGGCCCCGAGTACGCCCAGCTCACGCACATCACGCGCGGCAAGCTGGAGAACTTCTCCGTGGAGTTGGCCACCCTGCGCCTGAAGCAGGAGGTGATGGTGGGCAACGAGCTCAAAAACTTCTCCCGCGCCATGAACGACGGCAGCCTCCTGCCGCTCAAGGACATGGCGAAGGGCGTCACGGCCGTGATCCTGGGCGCGGGGCCCTCCCTGGCCGATATCGGCCCCCAGCTGGCCCAGAGGCCCGGGCACGCCCTTTACGCGGCCGCGCTCCAGACCCTCCCGGCCCTGGAACGCGTGGGCCTCAAGCCCGACATCTGCCTGGCCATCGACTTCCGCCCCGAGATGCTGGCCCTCTACGACGGGCTCCGGGACGACAGCTGGCTCAAGGACCTGCCCCTGATCTATTCCACCAAGATGGACCCCAGGGTGGTGGACCACTACCCCGGCCCGAGAATTCCCCTGTGGACCATGGGCGGCTTGGCCACCTACGTGTTCCCCGATCACGAACTGGTGCTCGACGCCGGCGGCAACGTGGGCGTCACCCTGGCGCGCTTCCTGGCCTGGACCGGCGTGGGCCGCATCATCCTGGCCGGGCAGGACTTCGCCTGGCAGGCCGACCGCTCCCATGCCCCCGGCCACCACGCCCACGAGACCGTCGCCCTCAACGACCAGAGCACCACCGTACACATCACCAACATGCACGGACAGCGCATCTACTCCAACGTAGGCTACCTCTCGGCCAAGCGCGACCTGGAAAAAGACCTGCGCAAGGCCCAGGTGCCCGTCTACAACATTTACGGCGGCGGCGTGGAGATCGAGGGCAGCCGCGTGGTGGACGTGGACGAATGCCATGCCCGGGGCCTTCTGACCTCCGAACCCGGGGCCAAGGAACGCTTCCTCTGGAGCCTGAAGCGCGCCAACCAACCCCGCGTGCGCCCCGTCTACGAGCCGCGCTACAAAACCTGGAACAACTCCCTGCGCAACGCCACCCGGCAGTTGGAAAAGTTCTTCAAGAAGCCCGGCAAGCACCAGCAGGACATCCATCAGCTGCTCAACCGCGTGTACCACTTCCTCAAGCAGGATCCGCTCTACCTGCCCTACCTCTACAACGAGATCATGGACATGGCCGCCATGGTCCAGTGCCGCGAAAAGTACGCCCCAACGGACATGAAGGAATACCGCGACATCCTCAAGCGCAGCCTGGACAAGGTGAAGGAGATGGACGCCGCCCTGGGACCCCAGGGGGTGACGCGCAAGGAAGCCGCCGCCTGA
- a CDS encoding HD-GYP domain-containing protein, giving the protein MEIRCLKELASGSYRYGQMAATVHQLATVLGKAVDAKDKRLFDHSALTADLASVLALAHGLSSKQTGVVHIAGHLHDIGKIGIPDAILFKRGRLDASEWEAVRRHPAIGAEILAPIELFAKRNGVAELVLCHHESFDGSGYPRGLSGADIPLGGRILAVADSMAAMLEHRVYRPALTLDEALAEIERHRGTRYDPELCRSLFGHAGAVAEAVARHSGTAPREAEPTREEQAAPTPAAVAV; this is encoded by the coding sequence ATGGAGATTCGTTGCCTCAAAGAGCTGGCGTCGGGGTCCTACCGCTACGGCCAGATGGCCGCCACCGTCCACCAGTTGGCCACCGTGCTCGGCAAGGCCGTGGACGCCAAGGACAAGCGCCTCTTCGACCACTCCGCCCTCACGGCCGACCTGGCCTCCGTCCTGGCCCTGGCCCACGGCCTCTCCAGCAAGCAGACCGGCGTGGTGCACATCGCCGGACACCTGCACGACATCGGCAAGATCGGAATCCCGGACGCCATCCTCTTCAAGCGGGGACGCCTAGACGCCTCCGAATGGGAGGCCGTGCGCCGCCATCCAGCCATCGGCGCGGAAATTCTTGCGCCCATCGAACTCTTCGCCAAGCGAAACGGCGTGGCCGAACTGGTGCTCTGCCACCACGAGAGTTTCGACGGCTCCGGCTATCCGCGCGGACTCTCCGGCGCGGATATCCCCTTGGGCGGCCGCATCCTGGCCGTGGCCGACAGCATGGCCGCCATGTTGGAACATCGCGTCTACCGCCCCGCCCTCACGCTGGATGAGGCCCTGGCGGAGATCGAGCGCCACCGGGGCACGCGCTACGACCCGGAACTCTGCCGCAGCCTCTTCGGCCACGCGGGGGCCGTGGCCGAGGCGGTGGCCCGCCACTCCGGGACGGCCCCCCGCGAAGCGGAGCCCACCCGGGAGGAGCAGGCAGCGCCGACACCGGCCGCGGTGGCCGTCTGA